The nucleotide window GGTCCATGCTTTACCTTGTAGGAGGTCCATTGGCCTAGAAAAATTCCTATAGTGTAAAATTTTGCAACTAGTTTTGTAGACATCTAGCCCTCTTTTCATCGAGTTTTCCTTCATTCATCTTCTTCTTGTTTATATTTAAGGGTGGAAAATTTTATGAATAATTTGACAAGACTGATGATATGTTACAAGAGGACATGTTCTTATAAATCAACTTgcaaaatttaacaaaaatatatGTCTATCCATGATTCTTGACCAAAAATTTAACAAAAACTAAAAGATATATTTGAAAGTCCTTTCCAGAACAATACTTCTTTAAACAAACTATAACAACAATCAAACTAATGTTattatcaaataaatatgattTCCTTCTGCCTAACCAAGCGAGTATTCTAAGAAGAATGCCTTCGAtctcaataattaatttattaattgaattTCCTAATGTATACATCATAAATCGTCACATAAATATAGTACGTTGCCGATTTCAACGAAGAAACCAAGAAATCTTGTTACCGATTCCAAAGAACAAACCAAGAAATCTTGTTACGGATTTCAATGAACAAACCAAGAAATCCTATTGAATATCCTCGGAATAATTACTGACTCCAAACAAATAAGCCAAGGGCTACATGGGCAACATGAAAAAATATTGAGAACAAGCCTAATGATAACGCTATAATCATAGGAGTCATTCTTCTGACAACAATATCGCCTGCCTTAACACAACAATCAGTTTCATAGTATTCTGGTTGTGTTGAGCATATCATCATGGCTTCCAAGGTTGTGAGGTGGATTGCTCTATGCTTCTTCCTGGCTTCCATACTCTGTGTTAATAGCGAGACGTTTACCACGTCTAATCCGTATGATTCTGCTGGTCGTAATTACAACATTGATGGCCTATTTTGTGCTACATTTGACTCTAAGCAGCCCCTAGAGTGGCGCAAGGAATACCTTTGGGCTGCCTATTGTGACCAAGCCGGCAAGCCCATGGGATCTTCCATCTGCGGCACCTGCATCCAAGTAAACTCCGCCATCTAATTACAAGAAACAATGTCTTATGCTTTTACTTGTTAAATATAAACCTTTAATTTTGTGATGTTAAAATATATAATAAGAATATGTTTGCTTATTTGTATACGGTTTATTCAAGGCTTACGTAATCAGTTGAATTCTTACAGGTGAAAAATGATTTGACCAGTGAAAATGTGACCGTACGAATTCTGGACCAGTGCCAAAATGGAGGATTGGTGTTAGAAACAGATGCTTTTAATGCCATTGATGGAGATGGACAAGGAAAGAATAATGGTTATCTGCTTACTACCTACAAGTTCGTGGACTGTTAGAACAAATTGGCAGCCTCAAATATGTCTGCTCCCTCAATTCACCAGTTTTTCTTTGAATAAAAACTTTCCTGCATAATGGATTTTCTATGTTCGACTCTTTCTTAGATACCATAAATTTTATTTATGCATAAAAATGCGAAGTGCTttagagaaatggaaaggaattggcaAAACTattgcttttgactgtttaggatGCTTTTTGTATGGAATTttgtttttccatatttttctaatGAAATCTTTTCTATAAAGAATAATGTCACttaattgattttaaaattaatatttgattaatctATAAATTGTAAGCATTATTAAGATATTTATAT belongs to Cryptomeria japonica unplaced genomic scaffold, Sugi_1.0 HiC_scaffold_572, whole genome shotgun sequence and includes:
- the LOC131055805 gene encoding pathogenesis-related protein PR-4-like, producing the protein MASKVVRWIALCFFLASILCVNSETFTTSNPYDSAGRNYNIDGLFCATFDSKQPLEWRKEYLWAAYCDQAGKPMGSSICGTCIQVKNDLTSENVTVRILDQCQNGGLVLETDAFNAIDGDGQGKNNGYLLTTYKFVDC